The genomic segment TGATCCTCTCCATCTGGGGGGGGCCTAAACGCCTCTACGCCGCCACTAAATTCATCCTTTACACCGCAGGGGGTTCTTTGTTTATACTTGTGGCCGGCTTGACCATGGCCTTTTACGGCGATACCACCACCTTCGACATGACGGCCATCGCCCAAAAACACTACCCCCTGAATCTTCAAATACTCCTATATGCCGGCTTCCTCGTCGCCTACGGTGTCAAACTCCCTATCTTCCCCCTCCACACCTGGCTGCCAGACGCCCACGGTGAAGCTACTGCCCCCGCTCACATGTTGCTGGCTGGTATTCTCCTTAAAATGGGGGGCTACGCCCTAATACGTATGAATGCGGCAATGCTACCGGATGCCCATGTGATTTTCGCCCCAGTGTTGATAATTCTGGGAGTGGTAAACATCATATATGCCGCCTTTACCTCTTTTGCTCAACGCAACCTGAAACGCAAAATTGCCTACTCCTCCATTTCCCACATGGGGTTTGTCCTAATTGGCATTGCCTCCTACACCGAAATCGGTATGAGTGGAGCTATGTTACAAATGATCTCCCACGGGTTGATTGGGGCCAGTCTCTTCTTCATGGTGGGAGCCACCTACGATCGCACTCACACTCTCATGTTGGACGAAATGGGTGGAGTGGGCCAAAAGATGAAAAAAATCTTCGCCATGTGGACTGCCTGCTGTCTTGCCTCCCTCGCCCTACCCGGCATGAGTGGCTTTGTGGCGGAATTGATGGTCTTCATAGGCATGGCCACCAGTGATGCCTATAGTCTTACCTTCAAACTGGTAGTGATTCTCCTGGCGGCCGTCGGCGTCATCCTCACCCCCATCTACCTGTTATCCATGTTACGGGAAATGCTCTACGGCCCAGAAAATCCCGAGTTAGTAGCCCATACTCACCTCATTGATGCCGAACCCCGCGAGGTGTTCATTATCGCCTGTCTGCTAGTCCCAGTTATAGGTATTGGCTTGTATCCCAAGTCAGTTACAGCCATCTACGAGGCCACCACTGACCAGGTAACCGCCTTCATTCGCCAGGCAGTTCCCACCTTGAAATCAGCGGCCACTGCCTCCCTCTTCCCAAACACACCCCTCAAAGCACCTGCCATTAGGTAAACCCAAAAAACTTCCCCGCCCGCTTGGGGTGGGGATAAGACAAGCCCGTGGGGTATAGCTTCCCCTAATCAGAAGGAAAAAGTAGTCCTGATGGTTCCAATCACCAGGGGATCATTCCTGTTGTCGTTTCCCGGCTTTGTGACTATTATCACTCCGGGAGTAATACTTATGTTGTCGTTTATAGGATACTGGTAGAAGGCCTCCACATGAATAGAAGAATTCTCTCCCCCTAGTCTTTCCCCGTTTACTCTGATATTACTTTTTGTCTGCCAGGGGGGCATCCCCACAATAATACCCCCTAAACTTCCCTCTTTGAACAAGTCCGGAAACCCCAGTGTTACTGCCCAATACCAAAAATCAGAAGTACCCCTCCCTATTGTGATATTCCCATCGTCGTAGGAGGTAAGGGTTTTCACCTTGGAATACCCTCCCCATCCCCCTATCACAAAGTTGTCTGCCAACCGCCATGACATGGTGAGAGAGTAGCTGTTGTAGGAAGCCCTCAACGAGTCCTCGCTAGGGGCTAAAATATTACTGAATTTGCCACTGATTTTCGCTATTTCTGGTACGTTATACCCATGTCCATAGGTAAACGCAATGGCAAAATCCTCGTTGGGATAGTAACCTAACTGACCTGTAATCCCATATGGGCCATTAAATAAGCCCTCCCCCTTCCTGGGTGAAGCCGCCGAAAATGCTAGATACCCCACACTCAACTTCCACTTATCCCAGTTTCCCTTAAAGCCTATACCCGTGCCCGGGGGGTGATAGTAGATGTAATTGCGGGTGCCAAATTTAGACAAGGCCGCGCTAGCGCCATCCCCGTCTAAAAGGCTTATAGTTTCAGTAAAGTCTTCTACCGCACCCCCAGTCCCCTCCAGCCATACGCTCATATTATCAGTAACAGGAAACCTGTAATATAAAACCTCCACCGCCACCTTGTTGTTATTTGGTTGGCTAAAGGCTAAAGTCGCCTGGCTAGTTTCTGCCGTCTCCGCCAAGTCGGGGAAATTCCCTGTTGTCAAACGAGTATAGAGTAAATCCTTGCCAGTAAAGCTCGTATTCAATTCCAACCGGGTGCGATGCCCAAATACAGGCACCTTTTCAATGTTCTCACTTCCCCCACTCTTCTGCCCGTTGAGAATACTTGCCAGCCCAAATACAGCTTGTCCTGTTAGTTTGGTGGTGGTGGAAAACTGATTGCCCTCCAGAAAAGCTACCCTGCCTTCTAACTTGTCAACTTTTCCCTGTAAAGCTGCCAACTCTGCCTCAAACTCCCTCAACAGTCTCTTCAGTCTATCCAAATCATCTGCCGGCAGTGTGCCCCCTTGTGCTTGTAAACGCTCTATTGCTTGCATACATGCGTTCAAACCCGCCGCAAACTCATTGCGACTTATCGCCCTGTTGCCTCTGAAAGTCCTGTCCGGGTATCCTACAATACATCCATATCTCTCCACCAGATTCCTTAAGGCCTCAAAGGCCCAGTCTGTCGGCGACACATCCCTCAACTGCGACGCTGATGTTACCTGGGGTAGCTGTTGTTTATTCTGGTTGTATTCCTCCAACCTGTCTAATATTTCCAAAACTTCTGGACTACCCCATGCCACCCCACCATTCAATAATACTGTATTCAGTAATACTGTTCCCACTCCTGCAAAACAGACCTTTATAATGCCACTACTTTTCATATTTGTCTCCGTTCCTCCTTCACAAATTTTTCATTTCTTCCATTTAACCAATTTTTCGCCAGCCTCTACCAATTTTCCTGATTTTTTCCTTTTTGCCCCTGATTTCTTGTTCAAATATTCCCACATTTGCGTTTTTTTTCGCTAGGATAATATCATGGCGGCAGGCAAAAGGACTGCCAAAACACTCGTGTTGACAAAGATTTTATTGAAACTAAGAGTCAACAACAGGGAAAAAGAGGAGCAGAGAGAGAGGAGAAAAAAGGAGATGTGAAATAAAGAAAGTTAAACAAGGAAAGCAGATGGGAAGGGCGCGGGGGGAAAAATAAGAAAGAAGCCGAGAAAAGCAGGAATAAAAAATAAGGAGGAAAAAGATAAAAAAACTCCTACAGCCGGATTTGGAAACTAAAAAAATGAAGTTAAAAATTAAATAAAATTTAAATAGGTTGGTCGCCAATTGAGGCCTACAGAATATAATAAAATAATAAAAGTGTATGAAAATATATCTCGAACATTGACAACATACCTCGTTGAAAAAATTGTAAAATAATTGTTATAAGAACTTTTAGTGGAGTGTGATTAATACAACTCACCGAACTCTCAAGAAGCTCTGGATTACTATCAAACTCGAAATACGGTTTCCAGGAGCATATAAATTAATCCAAAGACCAGTTGATGAAACAAGGCATGGGGCGCTGCCGTTAGACTTATTTAATAACACCTCATGACTCGCCATGACAGGCTCAAAATAGATAAAATGTAATTTTTTCAAAAATAAATACGCTGGAACAACTTTCGAGAGGGAAACAAGGATATCATTTTTTTATTTTGAAACGCTGTAAATAACTTTTAATTAAATAAATGTTCTGATTACAGAGAATAAACAAGTTTTTGAGTGGGAGGAAAAAGAGATAAATTCCAGAGTAAGGTTGAAGAATTCAAACGAATCAGCAATTTTACCTGGAGGTGGTATGAGAATAAGTTTACCTGTTGTTAGAGGGTATAAAATGACTTATAGAGAGATAAGATTTGACCACAAAGGAGAGAAAAAAAGGAAATATAGCAGGTTTCTGGGAGAGAAAGTACTTGCGAACCTGCGAGAAGCAGATAAAGCTATAGGGATTTGCAACAATTAGGAATTTAAAAAGTTTACTAACCCTAAACAAAAAAATGAATAAGGACATGAAGAAGTGCTTTGATTTTGATGACCTATGCTAGCTGGATATTGGGAGAGTGGATGAGAAAAAAGTATTTGTTATTTGTGATAAAGACGGGGGAATAAAAAGATGTTCAGGGGCATTTTGACTGTTAACAAGGAGTATAAGGGCAGATAAGAAGGGGGAAGAGCTTTTAGGGGGTAATAGGGGAGGTTTTTGAAATTGGCTATCAAGGAGGTTTTGATGTCCGAAAAGTCCAAACTCCGGCTAAAGACCTTGACAAAAAGACATATTCTGGGATAGAACTGGGGGAGGGTGTATGACAGCGGCAGGCGAGGGTACTGCCAAAGTGCTTGGCGTAAAAGAAAAAGCACATTTGCTAAAATACTGCAACTAACTCGATAAAAGAGAAAGTCTAGCCTGGTACTCAGCTTCTAAGTGAATGAGATGGAGAGGAATTTGAAGAGACTGGGATATGCGGAGACAGTCCTCGTACTCGGGCTGGACATTGAGAATTTCACCGTTATGATAGGCGATTTTTACACGGACATCGCCAAATTTAGTTTTAACAGAAACAATTTGTCGCTCGAGGACAGCACGGGTTTGGATTTGACGACGAATGCCAAGGGTGGTAGTATGTCCAAATAAGAAATTCTCGCAGATGTTAATCTTATCCAGCTCACAGATAACGGTAAGAAGAGTGCCAAGACGGTTTTTCTTCATGGCAACAGGCTGTTGGAATACATCCAAGGCCCCCAATCGCAACAACTCCGTGGCTACATGGGCGAGAATTTGAGGATTACAGTCGTCAATCTGAGTTTCCAATACGGCAACTTCTTCAAGTAAGGGGGAAGTGGCCGTTTCCCCTAACCAAAGCCTTAAAATATTGGGAAGGGGTAAATCTAGACTGCCTGCGCCTAAACCAATTTTAGTAATTTTCATGGCAGGCGGCGGTCCAAAATCCACAGCCAGGGTGGTGACAATGGCAGCGCCAGTGGGGGTTACCAATTCTCTCTCAATGCCATTACTATATACTGGCACTTGACGGTCTTGAAACATCTGTAGTACAGCTGGCACGGGCACAGGAAGGGTACCATGAGAAGTCACCACGGTGCCACCCCCAACGGGGAGAGGCGAACAGTATAGTCTTTCCACCCCCAGATAGTCTAACCCAATACAAGTACCCACTATGTCCACAATGGCATCGACAGCCCCTACCTCATGAAAGTGTACCTTCTCCACAGTGGTGCCATGGACTTTCGCCTCCGCCACCGCTAAATGCCTAAAAATCTCTATACTCTTCTCCTTGACGGCAGGGGGTAAACCACTGTTGTCAATAATTTCCGCTATGTCGGCAAAATGACGATGAGGACGCCTTTGACTGGAAAAAACCTCCACGTGAATTTTTGTGGCTAGTTGACCATTTTTTAACACCCCTTCTTGCCGTAACTCAAAT from the Geminocystis sp. M7585_C2015_104 genome contains:
- a CDS encoding carbohydrate porin, which codes for MKSSGIIKVCFAGVGTVLLNTVLLNGGVAWGSPEVLEILDRLEEYNQNKQQLPQVTSASQLRDVSPTDWAFEALRNLVERYGCIVGYPDRTFRGNRAISRNEFAAGLNACMQAIERLQAQGGTLPADDLDRLKRLLREFEAELAALQGKVDKLEGRVAFLEGNQFSTTTKLTGQAVFGLASILNGQKSGGSENIEKVPVFGHRTRLELNTSFTGKDLLYTRLTTGNFPDLAETAETSQATLAFSQPNNNKVAVEVLYYRFPVTDNMSVWLEGTGGAVEDFTETISLLDGDGASAALSKFGTRNYIYYHPPGTGIGFKGNWDKWKLSVGYLAFSAASPRKGEGLFNGPYGITGQLGYYPNEDFAIAFTYGHGYNVPEIAKISGKFSNILAPSEDSLRASYNSYSLTMSWRLADNFVIGGWGGYSKVKTLTSYDDGNITIGRGTSDFWYWAVTLGFPDLFKEGSLGGIIVGMPPWQTKSNIRVNGERLGGENSSIHVEAFYQYPINDNISITPGVIIVTKPGNDNRNDPLVIGTIRTTFSF
- a CDS encoding NAD(P)H-quinone oxidoreductase subunit 4; this encodes MSLTNFPWLTTIILFPVIAALFVWLIPDKEGKTVRWYALVVALLDFFLIVYAFYIGYDLDNPGLQLVEKYTWIPDLDLKWSVAADGLSMPLILLTGFVTTLAIMAAWPVSFKPKLFYFLMLAMYGGQIAVFAVQDMLLFFLAWELELVPVYLILSIWGGPKRLYAATKFILYTAGGSLFILVAGLTMAFYGDTTTFDMTAIAQKHYPLNLQILLYAGFLVAYGVKLPIFPLHTWLPDAHGEATAPAHMLLAGILLKMGGYALIRMNAAMLPDAHVIFAPVLIILGVVNIIYAAFTSFAQRNLKRKIAYSSISHMGFVLIGIASYTEIGMSGAMLQMISHGLIGASLFFMVGATYDRTHTLMLDEMGGVGQKMKKIFAMWTACCLASLALPGMSGFVAELMVFIGMATSDAYSLTFKLVVILLAAVGVILTPIYLLSMLREMLYGPENPELVAHTHLIDAEPREVFIIACLLVPVIGIGLYPKSVTAIYEATTDQVTAFIRQAVPTLKSAATASLFPNTPLKAPAIR
- the larC gene encoding nickel pincer cofactor biosynthesis protein LarC; this translates as MSRIAYLQCATGVAGDMFLGALVSAGVPFAYLSDKLALLTIRDEFELRQEGVLKNGQLATKIHVEVFSSQRRPHRHFADIAEIIDNSGLPPAVKEKSIEIFRHLAVAEAKVHGTTVEKVHFHEVGAVDAIVDIVGTCIGLDYLGVERLYCSPLPVGGGTVVTSHGTLPVPVPAVLQMFQDRQVPVYSNGIERELVTPTGAAIVTTLAVDFGPPPAMKITKIGLGAGSLDLPLPNILRLWLGETATSPLLEEVAVLETQIDDCNPQILAHVATELLRLGALDVFQQPVAMKKNRLGTLLTVICELDKINICENFLFGHTTTLGIRRQIQTRAVLERQIVSVKTKFGDVRVKIAYHNGEILNVQPEYEDCLRISQSLQIPLHLIHLEAEYQARLSLLSS